In a single window of the Drosophila albomicans strain 15112-1751.03 chromosome 3, ASM965048v2, whole genome shotgun sequence genome:
- the LOC117570084 gene encoding general transcription factor IIH subunit 1, with protein sequence MTTSSEDVLLQMGEVRYKKGDGTLYVMNERLAWMAEHRDTVTVSHRYADIKTQKISPEGKPKVQLQVVLHDGNTSTFHFVNRQGLQATLADRDKVKELLQQLLPNFKRKVDKDLEDKNRILKDHPNLLQLYKDLVITKVLTSDEFWATHAKEHALKKMGKSQEIGVSGAFLADIKPQTDGCNGLKYNLTPDVIHCIFKTYPAVKRKHMENVPAKMAENEFWTKFFQSHYFHRDRLTAGTKDIFTECGKIDDQALKAAVQQGAGDPLLDLKKFEDVPLEEGFGSVAGDRNVVNSGNIVHQNMIKRFNQHSIMVLKTCANVNASSTSMTNGGTNMANGPLGQSTHTNGFNGKGGGAAGHSNDGADIDKGAPQAKKQRLIEKIHYEDLGNPLLETEDDAAHGSNKAKQFELSKVERYLNGPLQNHMYENHNDSMPLDDVQYKLVRNSESWLDRSAQRNVICSKAAVNALGELSPGGSLMRGFQEQSVGQLVPLDFQRELRHLYLSLMELLKHFWNCFPPTTEELEAKLQRMHETLQRFKMAKLVPFENRAMHELSPLRSSLTQHMNILLRTANSKYATWKERKLRNNR encoded by the exons ATGACCACCAGCAGCGAGGATGTGCTCCTTCAGATGGGCGAGGTGCGCTACAAGAAGGGTGATGGCACACTATACGTGATGAATGAACGTCTGGCCTGGATGGCTGAGCATCGCGACACTGTCACCGTCTCGCATCGCTATGCGGACATCAAAA cacagaaGATCTCGCCCGAGGGCAAGCCGAAGGTGCAGCTACAGGTGGTGCTGCATGATGGCAACACGTccacttttcattttgtcaATAGACAGGGATTGCAGGCAACGCTGGCGGATCGGGACAAGGTCAaggagctgctgcagcagctgttgccgaATTTTAAGCGCAAGGTGGACAAGGACTTGGAGGATAAGAATCGCATATTGAAGGATCATCCAAATTTGTTGCAACTGTACAAGGATTTGGTCATTACCAAAGTACTCACAAGCGACGAGTTCTGGGCCACCCATGCTAAGGAACATGCGCTTAAAAAGATGGGCAAGAGCCAGGAAATTG GTGTTTCTGGTGCCTTCTTGGCTGACATTAAGCCGCAGACGGATGGCTGCAATGGcctaaaatacaatttgactCCGGACGTTATACACtgcatttttaaaacatatcCCGCCGTCAAACGTAAACACATGGAGAACGTGCCTGCCAAAATGGCGGAAAACGAGTTCTGGACAAAGTTTTTCCAGTCACACTATTTCCACAGAGATCGCCTTACTGCTGGGACCAAAGATATCTTCACCGAGTGTGGCAAAATCGACGACCAGGCGCTTAAGGCTGCCGTGCAGCAGGGCGCTGGCGATCCGTTGCTGGATTTGAAGAAGTTTGAGGATGTTCCACTGGAGGAGGGATTCGGCAGCGTGGCCGGTGATCGCAATGTGGTCAATAGCGGCAACATTGTGCATCAGAACATGATAAAGCGTTTCAATCAGCATTCCATCATGGTTTTGAAGACGTGCGCTAATGTCAATGCATCGTCAACTTCAATGACCAACGGCGGCACCAACATGGCCAATGGGCCACTTGGTCAATCCACACATACCAATGGCTTTAATGGCAAGGGAGGTGGAGCTGCTGGGCACTCAAATGATGGCGCCGATATCGACAAGGGTGCGCCACAAGCTAAGAAGCAACGGCTCATTGAGAAAATACATTACGAAGATCTTGGAAATCCGCTGCTTGAAACAGAAGATGATGCCGCCCATGGGagtaacaaagcaaaacagtttgAGCTTTCCAAGGTGGAACGCTACCTCAATGGTCCTCTGCAGAATCACATGTACGAAAACCATAACGATTCCATGCCCCTGGACGATGTACAGTACAAGCTGGTACGCAACTCGGAGTCCTGGCTGGATCGCAGTGCCCAACGCAACGTGATTTGCTCGAAGGCGGCGGTAAATGCCTTGGGTGAACTCAGCCCAGGTGGCTCACTTATGCGTGGCTTTCAGGAACAGTCCGTCGGAC AGCTGGTGCCTCTTGACTTTCAGCGTGAATTGCGGCACTTGTATTTGTCGCTAATGGAATTGCTGAAGCACTTTTGGAACTGCTTTCCACCCACTACCGAGGAGTTGGAGGCTAAGCTGCAGCGAATGCATGAGACTCTGCAACGCTTTAAAATGGCCAAATTAGTGCCTTTTGAG AATCGTGCCATGCATGAGCTCTCACCACTTCGCTCATCACTCACTCAACACATGAATATACTGCTGCGCACCGCCAATTCCAAATATGCCACCTGGAAGGAGCGCAAGCTGCGCAATAACAGATAA
- the LOC117568850 gene encoding chromobox protein homolog 1-like: MKEYAVERIEKKRVINGITEYFLKWKGYPRSKNTWEPIDNLFCKDLVAEFEKSEKNKAQSNNNRRKIVSSEGDSKAVIRLKKLANEKNKKFGFDRGLEALKIIGATDSSGVLMFLMSWKNSDKLELVPATLANLMCPQIVIDFYEERLTWAPHIGNVKIKNSRRLAKKENAY; this comes from the coding sequence ATGAAAGAATATGCAGTGGAACGTATTGAAAAAAAGCGAGTAATCAATGGTATTACTGAGTATTTTCTAAAGTGGAAGGGATACCCTCGCTCCAAAAACACATGGGAGCCCATTGATAATCTATTTTGCAAAGATTTAGTCGCCGAATTCGAGAAGTCGGAGAAAAACAAAGCGCAATCTAACAACAACAGGCGCAAAATTGTATCTTCTGAAGGCGATTCCAAGGCAGTTATTCGATTAAAAAAACTGGCTAACGAAAAGAATAAGAAATTTGGATTTGATCGTGGCTTGGAGGCTTTGAAAATTATTGGCGCAACCGATTCGTCCGGAGTGCTAATGTTTCTAATGTCTTGGAAAAATTCGGATAAACTTGAACTGGTGCCGGCAACGTTGGCCAATTTAATGTGTCCCCAAATAGTTATTGACTTCTATGAGGAGCGCCTTACTTGGGCTCCACACATCGGTaatgtgaaaattaaaaactcaCGTCGTCTTGCGAAAAAGGAAAATGCATACTAA
- the LOC117572561 gene encoding activity-regulated cytoskeleton associated protein 1-like translates to MAQTIQMTNEQLQALIEAVRASAVSAAGNAVAAGESSTSKTKGSFSNCTHRFGGARSHDEVEEFITNIVTYKELESISDENALKGISLLFYGIASTWWQGVRKEAKTWNDAIGLIREHFSPTKPAYQVYMEFFEKKQEDSVAIDTFVVEKRALLAQLPEGRHNEETELDFLYGLLNIKYRKHIPRQSITTFRDLLEQGRIIEHNNQEDEAVSKGPLRGARRVDRCTYCNFRGHTFENCRKRRQAQNEGNDD, encoded by the coding sequence atggCGCAGACTATTCAGATGACTAACGAGCAACTACAAGCTCTCATCGAAGCAGTGCGTGCGTCGGCTGTCAGCGCAGCTGGCAACGCTGTCGCTGCTGGTGAATCTTCAACATCCAAGACGAAGGGCAGCTTCAGCAATTGCACACATCGATTTGGCGGTGCTCGCAGTCATGACGAGGTCGAGGAGTTCATCACCAACATTGTCACCTACAAGGAGTTGGAGAGCATCAGCGATGAGAACGCCCTCAAAGGCATCTCCCTGCTCTTCTATGGCATCGCTTCCACTTGGTGGCAAGGTGTTCGGAAGGAGGCAAAGACCTGGAATGACGCTATTGGTCTAATCCGTGAACACTTCTCTCCCACTAAGCCTGCCTACCAGGTCTACATGGAGTTCTTTGAGAAGAAACAGGAGGATTCGGTTGCCATTGACACCTTTGTGGTCGAGAAACGTGCACTGCTCGCTCAGCTGCCAGAAGGCCGCCACAATGAAGAAACCGAACTGGACTTCCTCTACGGCCTCTTGAATATCAAGTACCGCAAACACATTCCCCGTCAGAGCATCACAACGTTCCGTGATCTTCTTGAACAAGGCCGCATCATCGAGCATAACAACCAAGAAGATGAAGCCGTATCCAAGGGTCCACTACGCGGTGCTCGCCGTGTTGATCGTTGCACTTACTGCAATTTCCGTGGACACACGTTCGAGAACTGCCGCAAACGTCGACAGGCACAGAACGAGGGCAACGACGATTAA
- the LOC117572563 gene encoding activity-regulated cytoskeleton associated protein 2: MTQMSDEQFQILIETIKSLAPQKTEQEEPQSKGSFSNCPVRFSGQRDHDAVDEFITAVETYKEVEGISDKDALKGISLLFSNIAITWWKGVRREATTWDDALQLLRDHFSPTKPSYQIYMEIFETKQGSTEAIDTFICKQRALLAKLPEGRHNEETELDFIYGLMLQKYRERIPRHEVKSFRELLERGRNVERTRQ; the protein is encoded by the coding sequence ATGACGCAGATGTCGGACGAGCAGTTTCAAATACTCATCGAAACAATCAAATCATTGGCACCTCAAAAGACTGAGCAGGAGGAACCTCAATCCAAGGGAAGCTTCAGCAATTGCCCAGTTCGATTCAGTGGACAACGAGATCACGACGCTGTCGATGAATTTATAACAGCGGTTGAGACATACAAGGAGGTTGAGGGAATCAGCGATAAAGATGCCTTGAAGGGCATCTCACTACTTTTCAGCAACATTGCAATCACCTGGTGGAAGGGCGTGCGTCGTGAAGCAACGACGTGGGATGATGCACTGCAGCTCCTGCGTGATCACTTTTCGCCCACAAAGCCATCTTATCAAATCTATATGGAGATCTTCGAGACAAAACAAGGATCCACCGAGGCGATCGATACGTTTATCTGCAAGCAACGCGCTCTGTTAGCCAAATTACCAGAGGGACGACACAACGAAGAGACGGAACTTGACTTCATTTATGGACTTATGCTGCAGAAGTACAGAGAGCGTATTCCTCGCCATGAAGTTAAATCGTTTCGCGAACTCCTCGAGCGTGGTCGCAACGTAGAGCGTACAAGACAATAA
- the LOC117572562 gene encoding activity-regulated cytoskeleton associated protein 1: protein MAQTIQMTNEQLQALIEAVRASAVSAAGNAVAAGESSTSKTKGSFSNCTHRFGGARSHDEVEEFITNIVTYKELESISDENALKGISLLFYGIASTWWQGVRKEAKTWNDAIGLIREHFSPTKPAYQVYMEFFEKKQEDSVAIDTFVVEKRALLAQLPEGRHNEETELDFLYGLLNIKYRKHIPRQSITTFRDLLEQGRIIEHNNQEDEAVSKGPLRGARRVDRCTYCNFRGHTFENCRKRRQAQNEGNDD from the coding sequence atggcGCAGACTATTCAGATGACTAACGAGCAACTACAAGCTCTCATCGAAGCAGTGCGTGCGTCGGCTGTCAGCGCAGCTGGCAACGCTGTCGCTGCTGGTGAATCTTCAACATCCAAGACGAAGGGCAGCTTCAGCAATTGCACACATCGATTTGGCGGTGCTCGCAGTCATGACGAGGTCGAGGAGTTCATCACCAACATTGTCACCTACAAGGAGTTGGAGAGCATCAGCGATGAGAACGCCCTCAAAGGCATCTCCCTGCTCTTCTATGGCATCGCTTCCACTTGGTGGCAAGGTGTTCGGAAGGAGGCAAAGACCTGGAATGACGCTATTGGTCTAATCCGTGAACACTTCTCTCCCACTAAGCCTGCCTACCAGGTCTACATGGAGTTCTTTGAGAAGAAACAGGAGGATTCGGTTGCCATTGACACCTTTGTGGTCGAGAAACGTGCACTGCTCGCTCAGCTGCCAGAAGGCCGCCACAATGAAGAAACCGAACTGGACTTCCTCTACGGCCTCTTGAATATCAAGTACCGCAAACACATTCCCCGTCAGAGCATTACAACGTTCCGCGATCTTCTTGAACAAGGGCGCATCATCGAGCATAACAACCAAGAAGATGAAGCAGTATCCAAGGGTCCACTACGCGGTGCTCGCCGTGTTGATCGTTGCACTTACTGCAATTTCCGTGGACACACGTTCGAGAACTGCCGCAAACGTCGACAGGCACAGAACGAGGGAAATGATGATTAG